The following are encoded together in the Halobaculum limi genome:
- a CDS encoding TIGR04347 family pseudo-SAM/SPASM protein, whose translation MISISKLLYGLDAEGDGLRYGDADSDAEQIRERKQQRPVVVWNGTKRCNLECAHCYAGADVGAAPGEFSTAEAKEMIDDLADYGVPVILFSGGEPLVRDDLAALVAHASDRGIRPVLSTNGTLLTRDRARTLRDAGLAYAGISVDGRREVNDAFRGQEGAFDAAVEGIEACLDVGLKTGLRYTVTDDTVPDMEAVVDLLTDVGVDRFCFYHLAYGGRGVPDADITPERRREAVERLIELTREYHEAGEEIETLLVGNYCDAAYLVEYARRAFGPDRAERVRRYLEVNGGDPAGERVADIDYQGNVHATQFWQSYSLGNVRDRPFGAIWDDESNPLLRRLRDRPDSLGDACRECAYSDVCRGSSRLRALAVDGEFGARDPQCYLTDAERGLDAVDPDAGGSPSAAD comes from the coding sequence GTGATCTCGATCAGCAAACTGCTGTACGGCCTCGACGCCGAGGGTGACGGCCTCCGCTACGGCGACGCCGACTCGGACGCCGAACAGATCCGCGAGCGTAAACAGCAGCGCCCGGTCGTCGTCTGGAACGGAACCAAGCGCTGCAACCTCGAGTGTGCCCACTGCTACGCCGGCGCCGACGTGGGTGCCGCACCGGGAGAGTTCTCGACGGCCGAGGCGAAGGAGATGATCGACGACCTCGCTGACTACGGCGTGCCTGTGATCCTCTTCTCGGGTGGAGAACCGCTCGTCCGCGACGACCTCGCGGCGTTGGTCGCCCACGCCAGCGATCGAGGCATCCGGCCTGTCCTCTCGACGAACGGCACCCTCCTCACGCGCGACCGTGCGCGTACCCTCCGAGACGCGGGTCTCGCGTACGCGGGTATTTCGGTCGACGGCCGTCGCGAGGTGAACGACGCCTTCCGCGGGCAGGAGGGCGCATTCGACGCCGCCGTCGAGGGCATCGAGGCGTGTCTCGACGTCGGCCTCAAGACCGGACTTCGCTACACCGTGACCGACGACACCGTCCCCGATATGGAGGCGGTCGTGGACCTCCTCACCGACGTCGGCGTCGACCGCTTCTGCTTCTACCACCTCGCGTACGGTGGGCGCGGCGTCCCCGACGCCGACATCACGCCCGAGCGTCGCCGGGAGGCGGTCGAACGCCTGATCGAACTCACCCGCGAGTACCACGAGGCGGGCGAGGAGATCGAGACGCTCCTCGTGGGCAACTACTGCGACGCCGCCTACCTCGTGGAGTACGCTCGCCGAGCGTTCGGCCCCGACCGCGCCGAACGCGTCCGCCGCTACCTCGAAGTCAACGGCGGCGACCCCGCCGGCGAACGCGTCGCCGACATCGACTACCAGGGGAACGTCCACGCGACCCAGTTCTGGCAGTCGTACTCGCTCGGGAACGTCCGAGACCGCCCGTTCGGCGCTATCTGGGACGACGAGTCGAACCCCCTACTGCGGCGGCTTCGAGACCGTCCCGACAGCCTCGGGGACGCCTGCCGCGAGTGCGCCTACAGCGACGTGTGCAGGGGGTCGAGTCGACTCCGGGCGCTCGCCGTCGACGGTGAGTTCGGCGCACGCGACCCGCAGTGTTACCTCACGGACGCCGAACGCGGCCTCGACGCGGTCGATCCAGATGCTGGCGGGTCACCGTCGGCGGCCGACTGA
- a CDS encoding Htur_1727 family rSAM-partnered candidate RiPP: MTDADRTRVEEARADEVPEWEVFLRESACEPLRHAGSVTAPSAEVAHEQASTLFPEAGTLWLCRSDGVARFAERNLGAEYASSERDSESDADATAEAATADAEGGVES, from the coding sequence ATGACTGACGCCGACCGAACCCGAGTCGAGGAGGCGCGGGCCGACGAGGTGCCCGAGTGGGAGGTGTTCCTGCGCGAATCCGCGTGTGAACCGCTTCGCCACGCTGGCAGCGTCACCGCACCGTCGGCCGAGGTCGCGCACGAACAGGCGTCGACGCTGTTTCCCGAGGCGGGGACGCTGTGGCTGTGTCGAAGCGACGGCGTCGCGCGGTTCGCCGAACGGAACTTGGGCGCGGAGTACGCGTCGTCCGAGCGTGACAGCGAGAGCGACGCTGACGCGACCGCCGAGGCTGCGACCGCCGACGCCGAGGGAGGTGTCGAATCGTGA
- a CDS encoding halocyanin domain-containing protein, whose translation MMSDSDRTRRSVLRASGLAAVAGITGLAGCSGGSQQSAGDDTATEQPSPTPESTETDSGSGESGDSGSSASFDGWLDSADNFDGVVDETGSSDVTVEVGTEANGGYYGFGPAAVKVSAGTTVTWEWTGEGASHNVVAEDGSFESELVGEEGHTFTHTFEETGTTKYACTPHKAMGMKGVVVVE comes from the coding sequence GTGATGTCAGACAGCGACCGGACGCGACGTTCCGTGCTTCGTGCGAGTGGACTGGCTGCGGTCGCCGGGATCACCGGCCTTGCAGGCTGTTCGGGCGGTTCCCAACAGTCTGCCGGCGACGACACGGCGACCGAACAGCCGTCGCCGACGCCGGAGTCGACCGAGACTGACTCGGGATCGGGGGAGTCCGGCGACTCGGGGTCGAGTGCGTCGTTCGACGGGTGGCTCGACTCGGCGGACAACTTCGACGGCGTCGTCGACGAGACGGGCAGTTCCGACGTGACGGTCGAGGTAGGGACAGAGGCCAACGGCGGCTACTACGGCTTCGGTCCCGCGGCGGTGAAGGTGTCCGCCGGAACGACCGTCACCTGGGAGTGGACCGGGGAGGGAGCCTCCCACAACGTCGTCGCTGAGGACGGGTCCTTCGAGTCCGAACTGGTCGGTGAAGAGGGCCACACGTTCACCCATACGTTCGAGGAGACGGGAACGACGAAGTACGCCTGTACGCCCCACAAGGCGATGGGGATGAAGGGCGTCGTCGTCGTCGAGTAA
- a CDS encoding TIGR04053 family radical SAM/SPASM domain-containing protein produces MFDTSDRPIVLVWEVTRACDLACDHCRAEATPQRHPDELTTAEGKRLLDAAREFGEGQVVVLSGGDPLVRDDLAELVAYGDDIGLRMALTPSGTASLTRERIERLADAGLRRVALSIDAGDSTVHDGYRGEAGVFEETLRAARTIREAGIGLQVNTTVCERTVDELPAVRDLVRDLDAVRWSVFFLVPVGRGATLEPVSPARADSVMDWLHSVDEEAEFAVKTTEAPQFRRIGLEREGVAPEDVDPTRGPPATRPSARAGDGFAFVNHVGDVTPSGFLPEPAGNVREDDLVDVYRSADLFEQLRDRDALRGKCGACEFRDVCGGSRSRAYAATGDPLATDPLCPYVPDGYEAASGSP; encoded by the coding sequence ATGTTCGACACCAGCGACCGGCCCATCGTGCTCGTCTGGGAGGTGACACGCGCCTGTGATCTGGCGTGTGACCACTGCCGGGCGGAGGCGACGCCACAGCGACACCCCGACGAACTCACCACCGCCGAGGGGAAGCGACTGCTCGACGCCGCTCGCGAGTTCGGGGAGGGACAGGTCGTGGTCCTCTCCGGAGGCGACCCCCTGGTTCGCGACGACCTCGCGGAGTTGGTCGCGTACGGCGACGACATCGGCCTGCGGATGGCGCTGACGCCGAGTGGGACGGCGTCGCTGACACGCGAGCGGATCGAACGGTTGGCGGACGCCGGCCTCCGACGGGTCGCGCTGAGCATCGACGCCGGCGACTCGACGGTTCACGACGGCTACCGCGGCGAGGCGGGCGTCTTCGAGGAGACGCTCCGGGCGGCACGAACCATCCGCGAGGCCGGAATCGGACTACAGGTAAACACGACCGTCTGCGAGCGTACGGTCGACGAACTCCCCGCTGTCCGCGATCTCGTGCGCGACCTTGACGCCGTTCGCTGGAGCGTGTTCTTCCTCGTCCCGGTGGGTCGAGGCGCGACGCTGGAGCCAGTGTCGCCCGCCCGTGCAGACAGCGTGATGGACTGGCTTCACAGCGTCGACGAGGAGGCCGAATTTGCGGTCAAGACGACCGAAGCCCCGCAGTTCCGACGGATCGGCCTCGAACGCGAGGGCGTCGCCCCTGAGGATGTCGACCCGACGAGAGGGCCGCCGGCGACGCGTCCGAGCGCCCGCGCCGGCGACGGGTTCGCGTTCGTCAACCACGTCGGCGACGTGACGCCGTCGGGCTTTCTCCCGGAACCGGCGGGGAACGTCCGCGAGGATGACCTCGTAGACGTGTATCGGTCCGCCGACCTGTTCGAGCAACTTCGCGACCGCGATGCGCTCCGCGGAAAGTGCGGGGCCTGTGAGTTCCGTGACGTCTGTGGCGGGTCGCGGTCGCGTGCGTACGCGGCGACGGGTGACCCGTTGGCGACGGACCCGCTGTGTCCGTACGTTCCGGACGGGTACGAAGCGGCGTCGGGGTCGCCGTGA
- a CDS encoding multicopper oxidase domain-containing protein, with product MGAPGSGMSRREFLAATGTTGAAALAGCQAPTDTGEEPGAAATSAGTAAASQSLPTTSPPEVVNVDEQGGEVVMKTQPARHDVHPGESMGGPIELPRVWAFQADDRDPSVPGPILRTTEGNDMTVVLDNTQGKRPHTLHFHGVRKTWENDGVPTTTGITVGPGEKHEYEIPANEPGTHVYHCHYQTQRHIDMGMYGIFRVDPEGYEPADKEYFMTVKEWDSDLHKMMAGQDASYSPRDRNPDVFTVNGKAAPRTLHPEEGSPMIVSQGDTVRVHYLNGGYMNHPMHIHNHRFELVEKDGGTIPEAARHKMDITDIAPAERHTIEFTADADPGIYLMHCHKVKHVMNGSSYPGGMLSGVVYEEAMDTEIFSSLMEYAGYEG from the coding sequence ATGGGTGCACCCGGCTCCGGGATGAGTCGGCGTGAGTTCTTGGCTGCAACGGGGACGACTGGTGCGGCGGCACTCGCGGGGTGTCAAGCCCCGACAGACACCGGGGAGGAACCGGGAGCGGCCGCCACGTCTGCGGGGACGGCGGCCGCGAGTCAGTCGCTGCCGACCACGTCGCCGCCGGAGGTCGTCAACGTCGACGAACAGGGCGGCGAGGTCGTGATGAAGACCCAACCGGCCCGTCACGACGTCCACCCCGGCGAGTCGATGGGCGGTCCGATCGAACTCCCGCGCGTGTGGGCGTTCCAGGCCGACGACCGCGACCCGTCCGTGCCGGGGCCCATCCTCCGGACGACCGAGGGGAACGATATGACGGTCGTCCTCGACAACACGCAGGGCAAGCGCCCACACACGCTCCACTTCCACGGCGTACGGAAGACGTGGGAGAACGACGGCGTCCCGACGACGACGGGCATCACTGTCGGCCCCGGCGAGAAACACGAGTACGAGATTCCCGCGAACGAACCGGGCACCCACGTCTACCACTGTCACTATCAGACCCAGCGCCACATCGACATGGGGATGTACGGCATCTTCCGTGTCGACCCTGAAGGGTACGAACCCGCCGACAAGGAGTACTTCATGACGGTGAAGGAGTGGGACTCGGACCTCCACAAGATGATGGCGGGACAGGACGCCTCCTACTCGCCGCGTGACCGCAACCCCGACGTGTTCACGGTCAACGGCAAGGCGGCCCCGCGGACGCTCCACCCCGAGGAGGGGTCGCCAATGATCGTCTCGCAGGGCGACACCGTCCGCGTCCACTACCTCAACGGCGGGTACATGAACCACCCGATGCACATCCACAACCACCGCTTCGAGTTGGTGGAGAAAGACGGCGGCACGATTCCTGAGGCCGCCCGTCACAAGATGGACATTACCGACATCGCGCCGGCCGAGCGCCACACCATCGAGTTCACCGCCGACGCCGACCCCGGTATCTACCTGATGCACTGCCACAAGGTGAAACACGTGATGAACGGGAGCAGTTACCCCGGCGGGATGCTCTCGGGCGTCGTCTACGAGGAGGCGATGGACACCGAGATATTCTCGTCGCTGATGGAGTACGCGGGCTACGAGGGCTGA
- a CDS encoding winged helix-turn-helix domain-containing protein, producing the protein MVRDTRPGADPGPSLQPVLDALDDSDCRTIIERLDEPLTAGEVSEECDIPMSTTYRKLDLLSDAQLLAEGVEVRQDGHHATRYRTDFEDVIVTLTEQREFDVSINRPAEDAADRLASMWSEVRTEADR; encoded by the coding sequence ATGGTGCGCGACACCCGGCCGGGGGCGGATCCGGGACCGAGCCTACAGCCGGTGCTCGACGCGCTCGACGACTCGGACTGTCGAACGATCATCGAGCGGCTCGACGAACCCCTGACTGCCGGGGAAGTCTCCGAGGAGTGTGATATTCCGATGTCAACCACGTACAGAAAACTGGACCTCCTGTCCGACGCGCAGTTGCTCGCCGAGGGCGTCGAAGTCAGGCAGGACGGTCACCACGCGACCCGCTATCGGACCGACTTCGAGGACGTCATCGTCACGCTGACCGAGCAACGGGAGTTCGACGTCAGCATCAACCGACCCGCAGAGGACGCCGCCGACCGACTCGCGAGTATGTGGAGCGAAGTTCGCACGGAGGCGGACCGATGA
- a CDS encoding DUF7521 family protein has product MSHLTLAIAATKTLTFVFGALITYLSYTAYRRTGSVALRALAVGFAVVTLGSVLGGFVDIAGDVINLSGPQAVLYGVLAQSILTMIGFGVITYSLYRD; this is encoded by the coding sequence ATGAGCCACCTGACGCTCGCCATCGCGGCGACGAAGACGCTGACGTTCGTGTTCGGCGCGCTGATCACCTACCTGTCGTACACGGCGTATCGTCGCACCGGGTCGGTCGCCTTGCGGGCGCTCGCTGTCGGATTCGCCGTCGTCACTCTCGGAAGCGTGCTCGGCGGCTTCGTCGACATCGCGGGCGACGTGATCAATCTCTCGGGGCCACAGGCCGTTTTGTACGGCGTCCTCGCACAGAGCATTCTGACGATGATCGGATTCGGCGTCATCACCTACTCGCTGTACCGAGACTGA
- a CDS encoding pyridoxamine 5'-phosphate oxidase family protein — MDVTDRVYTAGMTDDEVDDRLRETATGVLALSRADDAYAIPVSFAYDGEVIRFRLGDDGDSRKLAFAETTAEACFVVHGVEDERDSWSVVATGPLRRLSAEEWEAANPADIDEAYPPLRVFDEAIEETELVGYELQIESLTGRRTAE; from the coding sequence ATGGACGTAACTGACCGCGTGTACACGGCGGGGATGACCGACGACGAGGTCGACGACCGACTCCGAGAGACGGCGACGGGCGTACTCGCCCTCTCGCGTGCGGACGACGCGTACGCGATTCCCGTCTCGTTCGCGTACGACGGGGAGGTGATTCGGTTCCGTCTCGGCGACGACGGCGACAGCAGGAAACTCGCGTTCGCGGAGACGACGGCGGAGGCGTGTTTCGTCGTCCACGGTGTCGAGGACGAACGCGACTCTTGGAGCGTCGTCGCCACCGGGCCGCTCCGCCGTCTCTCTGCCGAGGAGTGGGAAGCCGCCAACCCTGCGGATATCGACGAGGCGTACCCGCCGTTGCGGGTGTTCGACGAGGCTATCGAGGAGACAGAACTGGTGGGCTACGAGTTACAGATCGAGTCGCTGACGGGGCGACGAACCGCGGAGTGA
- the fdhF gene encoding formate dehydrogenase subunit alpha codes for MASDDDRPFSPAESVCPFCGVGCGLQYDPASGAARGWNGPVNTRGELCPKGVAAFDVVDHPDRVTTPLVREDGRLVEASWEAALDRIDAEFAEVVDAHGPEALAFFASSNCTNEENYVLQKLARLLGTNTVDNCARLCHSSTVAAMADRFGAGAMTNSLEDLTEADVFLVVGANPAVNHPIIFRSYLLPAIKAGTTLIHVDPRRTDTTQVATHHLAVRPGYDIPLLNALAAVVVKEGLVDEAFCADRVSGLEAFREFAAGVDIDANAAQAGVDAETLREVARAYGEAERAAIFTGMGLSQHHCGTANVHALLNLALLTGNVGRRGTGVNPLRGQNNVQGAGDVGALPDLLPGGRRVTDADARADLAAAWGVDSDVLPAVPGLTEVEATHAFGDEIHAAFVLGENPVVTEPNANRVADRFDELGFLVVQDLFLTETAEYADVVLPGSAWAERGGTVTNTDRQMIRMRPNAEPPGDARPDLDILCAVARRLTGRPDQFDYDGPEAVFTELTTVTPPYAGMTYEGIGTGSQRWPFPEGAETETAVLHESTFASGDRRASLRVVDHVDPVDPVGDDDLVLTTGRVLAHFNSGALTTRSDRLVRIGGERTLQIHPDDAAARDIDSGDTVHIINDRGEASLTAEVTPAVRHGTVFATFHGAEPSINALVGDTLDPIAKIPEYKHSAVRVTVTSTE; via the coding sequence ATGGCATCCGACGACGACCGACCGTTCTCTCCCGCAGAGAGCGTCTGCCCGTTCTGCGGGGTCGGCTGTGGTCTCCAGTACGACCCTGCGAGCGGTGCCGCACGCGGGTGGAACGGTCCGGTCAACACCCGCGGTGAACTCTGTCCGAAAGGCGTCGCCGCGTTCGACGTGGTCGACCACCCCGACCGCGTGACGACGCCACTCGTCCGCGAGGACGGTCGCCTCGTCGAGGCGTCGTGGGAGGCCGCACTCGACCGCATCGACGCCGAGTTCGCCGAGGTCGTCGATGCACACGGCCCGGAAGCGCTGGCGTTCTTCGCGTCCTCGAACTGCACGAACGAGGAGAACTACGTCCTGCAGAAACTCGCGCGACTCCTCGGAACCAACACCGTCGACAACTGCGCCCGCCTGTGTCACTCTTCGACGGTCGCGGCGATGGCCGACCGCTTCGGCGCGGGGGCGATGACGAACTCACTGGAGGACCTAACGGAGGCCGACGTGTTCCTCGTCGTCGGCGCGAACCCGGCGGTGAACCACCCCATCATCTTCCGGTCGTACCTCCTCCCAGCGATCAAAGCCGGCACGACGCTGATCCACGTCGACCCACGCCGGACCGACACGACGCAGGTAGCGACCCACCACCTCGCGGTGCGTCCGGGGTACGACATCCCACTGTTGAACGCGCTTGCGGCGGTCGTCGTCAAGGAGGGCCTCGTCGACGAGGCGTTCTGTGCCGACCGCGTCTCGGGGCTCGAAGCGTTCCGCGAGTTCGCCGCCGGCGTCGACATCGACGCGAACGCTGCTCAGGCGGGCGTCGACGCCGAGACGCTTCGCGAAGTTGCCCGAGCGTACGGCGAAGCGGAGCGAGCGGCCATCTTCACCGGGATGGGGCTGAGCCAACACCACTGCGGGACGGCGAACGTCCACGCGCTTCTCAACCTCGCGCTCCTGACGGGTAACGTCGGGCGCCGCGGGACCGGCGTGAACCCGCTTCGCGGGCAGAACAACGTCCAAGGCGCGGGCGACGTGGGTGCACTCCCCGACCTCCTCCCGGGCGGGCGGCGCGTCACCGATGCCGACGCGCGGGCGGACCTCGCGGCGGCGTGGGGCGTCGATAGCGACGTCCTCCCGGCCGTTCCGGGGCTGACTGAAGTCGAGGCGACGCACGCCTTCGGCGACGAGATTCACGCGGCGTTCGTCCTCGGCGAGAACCCCGTCGTCACCGAACCGAACGCGAACCGGGTGGCCGACCGATTCGACGAACTCGGATTCCTCGTCGTGCAGGATCTGTTTCTCACCGAAACGGCCGAATACGCCGACGTGGTCCTCCCCGGAAGCGCGTGGGCCGAACGCGGCGGCACCGTCACCAACACCGACCGGCAGATGATCCGGATGCGCCCGAACGCCGAACCGCCGGGTGACGCCCGTCCCGACCTCGACATCCTCTGTGCCGTCGCTCGGCGTCTCACCGGCCGACCCGACCAGTTCGACTACGACGGTCCGGAGGCGGTGTTCACGGAACTGACGACGGTGACGCCCCCGTACGCCGGGATGACGTACGAGGGAATCGGGACCGGGAGCCAGCGGTGGCCCTTCCCAGAGGGAGCAGAGACGGAAACGGCGGTCCTCCACGAGTCGACGTTCGCCTCCGGCGACCGCCGCGCGTCGCTTCGCGTCGTCGACCACGTCGACCCCGTCGACCCGGTCGGAGACGACGACCTCGTGTTGACGACCGGGCGGGTGCTCGCGCACTTCAACAGTGGAGCGCTCACTACCCGGTCGGACCGACTCGTCCGCATCGGTGGCGAGCGAACCCTGCAGATTCACCCCGACGACGCGGCCGCCCGCGACATCGATTCCGGCGACACCGTTCACATCATCAACGACCGCGGCGAGGCGTCGCTGACTGCGGAGGTGACGCCCGCAGTCCGGCACGGGACAGTGTTCGCGACGTTCCACGGTGCAGAGCCGTCGATCAACGCCCTCGTCGGCGACACGCTCGACCCAATCGCGAAGATACCCGAGTACAAACACTCGGCCGTCCGCGTCACCGTCACGTCTACAGAGTGA
- a CDS encoding VIT1/CCC1 transporter family protein has translation MIERLLGDERTDAGAYLAEYIYGANDGIVTTFAVVAGVAGAALEPSIVLILGVANLLADGFSMGMSNFLSRRSELDRMEAQGEDGTDPDGKSPARTALATFLAFVIAGWLPLIPYVLVVEPLFELAVVVTAAAFFVVGASRSLVTNRPWYLAGGEMFAVGMAAAGVAYTVGRLLGGVA, from the coding sequence ATGATCGAACGACTCCTCGGTGACGAGCGAACCGACGCGGGGGCGTACCTCGCCGAGTACATCTACGGCGCGAACGACGGCATTGTGACCACGTTCGCCGTCGTCGCGGGGGTCGCCGGGGCAGCGCTGGAGCCGTCTATCGTCTTGATCCTCGGTGTCGCGAACCTCCTCGCGGACGGCTTCTCGATGGGGATGAGCAACTTCCTGAGTCGGCGATCGGAACTGGACCGGATGGAAGCGCAGGGCGAAGATGGCACGGACCCGGACGGCAAATCGCCCGCACGAACGGCGCTCGCGACGTTTCTCGCGTTCGTCATCGCGGGGTGGCTTCCGCTGATACCGTACGTCCTCGTCGTGGAACCGCTGTTCGAACTCGCCGTCGTCGTCACGGCCGCGGCCTTTTTCGTCGTCGGCGCGAGTCGGAGCCTCGTCACGAACCGGCCGTGGTACCTGGCCGGTGGAGAGATGTTCGCCGTCGGGATGGCCGCCGCCGGCGTCGCGTACACCGTCGGGCGACTGCTCGGTGGGGTCGCGTGA
- a CDS encoding SLC13 family permease: MNADPKRVAALTVMVVGTGVIAVATPFETLSATGNYALATAWFAASLWVTEALPLPVTALCVPVVLTVLGVYPSMTPALAAFADPVVFLLLAGFVLAAALERHDVDRRIAYLLLARVGTSPSRAVLALMLATAGLSMLISNTATTAMMIPVALGVSRTVLADSGLETPKDSETAAPPNLETAALLGTAYAASIGGVGTLIGSPPNAIVVSQLSATLGYDIGFAEWLVVGVPVVVVSLPIAWYVLTVRLYPPEVSATALSSAYADDALADLGPMTTAGRRTVAIAATTAALWLIGGLDFLFRPWIPSTWATTLFGGSGQSVFGVGHQGVLYFVIVGMAAIPALILAGGVDWDDVERIDWGTLLLLGGGLSLAAALGETGAVTWLADVILGPLVGVPIVVVVFVIVVGTIFAGELASNTAMAAVLVPLLIGIGPEFAGALGTGGDTAVLLAITGGVAASFGFALPVATPPNAIAFGTGEVRREEMLRAGVVLDVVLAVVVSGLLLGLFVLVGPVGG, from the coding sequence ATGAACGCCGACCCGAAGCGGGTCGCCGCGCTCACCGTCATGGTCGTGGGAACGGGGGTGATCGCGGTGGCGACGCCGTTCGAGACGCTGTCGGCGACGGGCAACTACGCACTCGCGACGGCGTGGTTCGCCGCCTCGCTGTGGGTGACGGAGGCGCTGCCGCTGCCGGTGACGGCGCTGTGTGTGCCGGTCGTGTTGACGGTCCTCGGCGTGTATCCGTCGATGACTCCGGCGCTCGCGGCGTTCGCCGACCCCGTCGTGTTCCTGTTGTTGGCGGGGTTCGTCCTCGCGGCAGCGTTGGAGCGCCACGACGTCGACCGGCGCATCGCGTACCTGCTCTTGGCGCGGGTCGGCACCTCACCCTCGCGGGCCGTCCTCGCGTTGATGCTGGCGACCGCTGGCCTATCGATGCTCATCTCGAACACGGCGACGACGGCGATGATGATACCCGTCGCACTCGGCGTCAGTCGGACCGTCCTCGCGGACAGCGGCCTCGAAACCCCCAAAGACAGTGAGACAGCCGCACCGCCAAATCTCGAGACGGCGGCGCTGTTGGGCACGGCGTACGCCGCCAGCATCGGCGGCGTCGGGACGCTCATCGGGTCGCCGCCAAACGCCATCGTCGTCTCGCAGTTGTCGGCGACGCTGGGGTACGACATCGGCTTCGCCGAATGGCTGGTGGTCGGCGTGCCGGTCGTCGTCGTCAGTCTCCCGATCGCGTGGTACGTGCTCACAGTTCGGCTGTACCCGCCCGAGGTGTCGGCCACAGCCCTGTCGAGCGCGTACGCCGACGACGCACTCGCGGACCTCGGACCGATGACGACCGCCGGGAGGCGGACGGTCGCCATCGCGGCGACGACGGCGGCGCTGTGGCTGATTGGCGGACTCGATTTCCTGTTTAGACCGTGGATACCGTCGACGTGGGCGACGACGCTGTTCGGAGGGTCCGGTCAGAGCGTGTTCGGCGTGGGCCATCAAGGCGTGTTGTACTTCGTCATCGTCGGGATGGCGGCGATTCCCGCGCTGATCCTCGCGGGCGGCGTCGACTGGGACGACGTCGAACGAATCGACTGGGGGACGCTCCTCTTGCTCGGCGGCGGCCTCTCGCTGGCGGCCGCACTCGGGGAGACTGGCGCGGTCACGTGGCTCGCCGACGTGATTCTCGGCCCCCTCGTCGGCGTCCCGATCGTCGTGGTCGTGTTCGTTATCGTAGTCGGAACCATCTTCGCCGGGGAGTTGGCTTCGAACACCGCGATGGCGGCGGTGCTCGTACCGCTGCTCATCGGCATCGGGCCGGAGTTCGCTGGTGCACTCGGAACGGGTGGAGACACCGCCGTCCTCTTGGCGATTACCGGCGGCGTAGCCGCGAGTTTCGGCTTCGCGTTGCCCGTCGCGACGCCGCCGAACGCCATCGCGTTCGGGACCGGGGAGGTACGGCGCGAGGAGATGCTCCGTGCCGGCGTCGTCCTCGACGTCGTCCTCGCCGTCGTCGTGAGCGGCCTCCTGTTGGGCCTGTTCGTCCTCGTGGGACCTGTCGGTGGGTAA